The sequence TAAGCGAATTTTCTTCAGTTTACCTTCTAATTGTTCACCGCTAAATGGGGTTTTAATCGCGCACATCCCGCAACCAATATCCACCCCCACAGCAGCAGGAATAATTGCTTCTTTAGTTGCTAATACAGAGCCGACTAATGCACCTTTACCTAAATGAACATCAGGCATTAAAGCCACATGTTTAAATACAAAAGGTAATGATGCAACATTCTTCGCCATCTTGATTTCATCATGTCCCAGAGGATGATTCGCCCAAGATAAAACTGGCGCTGGTGTCGTAATTTCTAACTTTTCGTAGGGCATAATTTTTTAATTTTAAATTTAGATAAAAGTATCTGGATCAAGATTTTGGTGTGTTTAGCTTGTATTACATTTATACTACAAAGAAGAAGTGAGTGTCAACAGCGTAGCCAGATGTGAGATGCATTATGGCGATCGCTCCACAAATGCCAGGAATACATTAAAATTTGTCAATAATATCACCGTGGGTTAGATATCCACTCCCACCCGATCCGATGACAGAGCGCCAAAATAAAATTTGGGAAAGGTTTTTATCTCCTGTTGTCAGCCTGTTGATTGATGAAGAAGGCTTACAACGGTATGCTTTAAGTGTTGACTGGGAAAAGCAGAGCGATCGCTTTCAACGAGCTGATGTGACAATTCCCGCGTACTACAACAACCACAAATTTCGCGGGATTGAAGGTGGATATCTCAACCCGCAAGCAGTAGTCACCTATGATCCACTAACTCAATATTTGCTACCGCCTCACGAATCGCTAGTACGTCAAGCTTTAATTGATACAATCAAGGTGCAGCCACGACGCATACTAGATTTAGGCTGCGGTACAGGTTCCGCTACCCTGATGTTAAAACGAGCTTTTCCCCAAGCCGAAGTCATCGGACTAGATTTATCCCCTTACATGTTAGTCAGAGCCGAATATAAAGCCATAAGTGCTAATTTAAACATACTTTGGCGACACGGCAACGCGGAAAAAACAGCTTTCCCTGCAAGTTCGTTTG is a genomic window of Fortiea contorta PCC 7126 containing:
- a CDS encoding class I SAM-dependent methyltransferase, whose protein sequence is MTERQNKIWERFLSPVVSLLIDEEGLQRYALSVDWEKQSDRFQRADVTIPAYYNNHKFRGIEGGYLNPQAVVTYDPLTQYLLPPHESLVRQALIDTIKVQPRRILDLGCGTGSATLMLKRAFPQAEVIGLDLSPYMLVRAEYKAISANLNILWRHGNAEKTAFPASSFDLVTASLLFHEVPAAISQSILQESFRLLTVGGQVLILDSSQNAWRHLEWAKDVFVEPYLHEYAAGNIDESMKKVGFAAVQNQDIWWIHQITSGIKPIPTNARHYVPTSTDTIIDHNGLEGLGSPAFGIRRA